The genomic window CCTGGCGGCCCACCTGGTCGGCCAGCGTGGCGGTGCGGCCGTTGTCCAGCAGCACCAGGTGGAACGCCGACGGTCCGTCACCCTCGTGCACGCCGGTCCAGGCCGAGGTGTAGGGGTTCATCCGCTCGCCGGTCGCGGAGCGGGGCAGCAGCTGGAGGAAGACCTCCAGGTCGCCGAAGGCGGGCACCACCTTCTCGATGCCCATCACGGTGATCAGCGTCTCGGGCAGCGTCAGGCACATCCGTCCGTTGCCCTCGGACTCCACCACCAGCACCGTGCCGGTCTCGGCCACCGCGAAGTTGGCGCCCGAGACGGCGACCTTGGCGCGCAGGAACCGTTCGCGCAGGTGCCGGCGGGCGGCTTCGGCGAGCGCGCGGGGGTCGTCGGTCAGGTCGGCGGGTGCGTCCGGCATCCTGGTGCGGAAGACCTCGCGGATCTCGGCGCGGCCCAGGTGGATCGCGGGCACCAGGATGTGCGAGGGCCGGTCGTCGGCCAACTGGACGATCAGCTCGGCGAGATCGGTCTCGTGCGCGGTGATGCCCCGGGCGGCGAGCGCCTCGTTGAGGCCGATCTCCTGCGTGGCCATCGACTTGACCTTGACCACCTCGCGCTCGCCGGTGGCCAGGACCAGTTCGGTGACGATCCGGTTGGCCTCGGCGGCGTCGGCCGCCCAGTGCACGGTGCCGCCGGCGGCGCTGACCGATGCCTCCAACTGTTCGAGGTAGCGGGGGAGATGGCGCAGCGTGCGGAGCTTGAGCGCGGCGGCGCTGTCCCGCAGCTGCTCCCAGTCGTCGAGTTCGGCGGCCATCCGCAGGCGCTTGTCGCGGATGGTGCCGGTGGCCTTGCGCAGGTTGCGCCGCATCCGGGTGTCGGCGAGCGCCGTCCGGGCCGCCCGGGGGAAGGCGGGGGTGCCGAGCCAGACCAGTCCTGATCCCCCGCTCATCGCGGATCCTCCTCGGTGGCGGCCAGGATCTCGGCCAGGTGCACGGTGCGCACGCCCGTGCGCAGCCGGCCCAGGCCGCCGCCGATGTGCAGCAGGCAGGAGTTGTCGCCGGCGGTCAGCACCTCGGCCCGGGTGTCCAGCACGTGACGCATCTTGTCGGCCAGCATCGCGGCGGAGACGTCGGGGTTCTTCACCGCGAAGGTGCCGCCGAAACCGCAGCACTCCGTGGCGGCGGGCAGTTCCACCAGCTCGATGCCCTTGACCGCGCGCAGCAGCCGCAGCGGACGCTCGCCGACCCGCAGCAGCCGCAGCGAGTGGCAGGTGGGGTGGTAGGTGACCCGGTGCGGGTAGGAGGCGCCGACGTCGGTGACGCCGAGCACGTCCACCAGGAACTCCGACAGCTCGTAGACCTTCGGCGCCACCTGTGCCACCGCCCGGCGCAGGCCCGGGTCGTCGGCGGCGAGCAGCGGGTGGTGCTCGCGCACCATCGCGGCGCAGGAGCCGGACGGCGTGACCACGGCCTCGTAGCCGGCGAAGGCCTCGGCGAAGCGGCGGACCAGCGGTCGTGCCTCGGCGCGGTAGCCGGTGTTGAACTGCGGCTGCCCGCAACAGGTCTGGCCGAGCGGGAAGTCCACCTGGTGGCCGAGCCGCTCCAGCAGCCGCAGCACGGCCTTGCCGGTCTCGGGGAAGAGCGTGTCGTTGAAGCAGGTGATGAACAGGGCTACCCGCATGGACCCTCCAACCGCATGGGCTCTCCGTTCCCGGGACGGGTGCGGCCCGGGGGCGGTGGGCCCGTGGCGCGCAGCGCAGATCCTTCCACAGCGCGCGGGCGGCGGCAGGCCGAACGGGTGACAGGCGTCCTCGGGAGCCGGGTGACGGGCGTCCTCGGGAGCCCGAGTGACGGCGTCCTTGGGAGGGGCCCTGCGGTGCTGCGCGGGCGGGCCCTACAGCACGCTGTCGCTCTCCTCCGCGATGACGTGCATCGCGGCCTCCTCCGCCGAGGCCGCCGCCCCGTCGATCCCCACGTCCTGGGCGAGCAGGTGGTTCACGCCCAGCTCCGACGTGACCAGCCGCCCGGCCCGCAGGTCGCCGACTTCGCCGTCCACCGGCTCACCGTCGGTGTCGGAGGCGTCACCGATGCCGTCCGTCTCCTCGCCGGGCGGCTGCAGGGCCGGGTCGGGCAGCTCCTTGGCCAGGCGCTGGTCCAGTGACTCGCCGTCCACCTGTTCCTGGGCCGTGGTGCCGATCTGCTCGACGGCCAGGGGCCGCTCGGGCGGCGACCAGCCCTCGTCGTACGGATCGGCCTCGCGGGCACTGAGGGTGTCCTCGGGGTCGAGAATGCCCGTGTCGTCGGTCACCTCGCTGCCATCGGGCTGGTACACGTCATCGCCCATGGCGCGGTCGTCCTCGCGTCCCATCTGTGCACCACTCCCTCCGGCGTCGGCCGGATTCCTGTTCTGCCTGCCTGTTCCAGGCTGGAACACCTGACCCGTCCCGGCACGCCGAGAGCCGGGACGGGCGGGGCAGCGGGCAAAATACCGGGGTCCGTGCGGCGAAACGTCACGGACTGTGCGCAACCGGTCGCCGGGGGCGACCGTCAGCGTCCTGCCAGCAGCGCGATGACCGGCGCGAAGGCGGCCATGTCGCGCTCCTGCACGCTGACGTAGGAGAAGCCGTAGCGCTCGCGGCGGGCCAGCAGGTCGGCCGCGATCTCCTCCGCGGTGCCGATCAGCAGCGTGGGGGCCCGCAGGATCTGCTCGGTGCCGAGGTACGGCAGGCGGCGGCGGGCAGTCGTCGCGGCGGCGCGGCGGTCGTCGGTCACCAGGACGGTCTGGACGAAGACGTTGCGCTCCACCTGCGCGTCGCGCGGACCGGCAGCCGCGGCGAAGAACGCCACCCGCTCGTCCATCGCCTCGGCGTCGATCATCTGCAGGGTGCCGCGGTTCGAACCGGTGGCCAGCACGGCGCCGCTGAACGAGACGATGTCCGCCTGCCGGGCGGCCAGCCGCAGCACCCGGTCGCCGTTGCCGCCGATCAGCAGTGGCGGCGCCTGGGCGGGCCGGGCGAAGCCGATCGCGCGCGGCTCCGCCAGCAGGCCGCGCAGTGCGGCGGCGGTCTCGGCCAGCTGCCCGACGCGGCTGCCCGCGGTGCCCCAGTCCAGGCCGGCCAGCTCGAACTCGGCCTTCACGTAGCCGGTGCCGAGCCCGGCCTCCACCCGGCCCCCGGTCAGCTCGTGCGCGGTCAGCAGGTCGCGGGCCAGCAGCACCGGGTTCCAGAAGGCGCTGTTGAGCACGAAGGTGGTCAGCCGTACCCGCTCGGTGGCCGCGGCCGCCGCCACCATGGCGAGGAACGGGGACTGCACGCCGAGGTGGTCGGGGACGGCGATCACGTCGTAGCCGAGGCGCTCGGCGGTGCGGCAGCTCTCCGACCACTGGCCGGCCCCGCCCGAGGGGACCAGGTTGACGCCGAAGCGGAAGTTTCGCATGGGGGATTCAGCTCGTTTCGGTGGTCTTGGTCGGGCCGGAGTTCCCGGTCGGGTCGGTGCTCCCGGTCGGGCCGGTGCTCCTGCTCGGGCCGGTGTTCGCGGTCGGGTCGAGGGAGAGGACCGGTTGGTCGGCGAGCTGCTGGAAGTGGTTCAGCAGGCCGGCCACCTCTGCGGCCAGCTGCCCCGCGGCCCCGGCCGCGAGGATGCCGCTGCGGTAGGCGAGGGTGCCCAGCAGCCGCCCCTCCTCGCGTGCGTTGAAGGTCACGGTCAGCCCGAACTTGTTGGTCGTCTCGTCCTGCAGGTCGTGATCGAGCGAGGTCAGCCGGGCCGCCCCGAGCGTGCCGGACCAGTCGGCGATGCTGACGTTGTTGAGCATGCAGTCGACGTACGGGGTGCGGCCGGCGGAGCGGGCGGGGCGCAGCCGGCGGACCACCTCGTCGAAGGGCGCGCTCTGGTGCTCGAAGGCCTCGATCGCGCTCTCGCGGGTGGCCCGCAGCAGCTCGGCGAGGGTGGTGCCGGGGGTGCAACGCGAGCGCAGGACGACGGTGTTGAGGCACGGGCCGAGCACCTCGTCGAAGGCACCG from Kitasatospora sp. NBC_01250 includes these protein-coding regions:
- a CDS encoding LutB/LldF family L-lactate oxidation iron-sulfur protein — its product is MSGGSGLVWLGTPAFPRAARTALADTRMRRNLRKATGTIRDKRLRMAAELDDWEQLRDSAAALKLRTLRHLPRYLEQLEASVSAAGGTVHWAADAAEANRIVTELVLATGEREVVKVKSMATQEIGLNEALAARGITAHETDLAELIVQLADDRPSHILVPAIHLGRAEIREVFRTRMPDAPADLTDDPRALAEAARRHLRERFLRAKVAVSGANFAVAETGTVLVVESEGNGRMCLTLPETLITVMGIEKVVPAFGDLEVFLQLLPRSATGERMNPYTSAWTGVHEGDGPSAFHLVLLDNGRTATLADQVGRQALGCIRCSACLNVCPVYERTGGHAYGSVYPGPIGAILTPQLAGPGHADSLPFASTLCGACYDACPVKIDIPEVLVHLRARAVDAERGRTVPTMESLLMRAATEVLSSPERLSLAQKAGAAGGRLLGRRGRIGRLPGPLHAWSDTRDLPVPPAESFRAWWQRTRPEEESAQ
- a CDS encoding (Fe-S)-binding protein encodes the protein MRVALFITCFNDTLFPETGKAVLRLLERLGHQVDFPLGQTCCGQPQFNTGYRAEARPLVRRFAEAFAGYEAVVTPSGSCAAMVREHHPLLAADDPGLRRAVAQVAPKVYELSEFLVDVLGVTDVGASYPHRVTYHPTCHSLRLLRVGERPLRLLRAVKGIELVELPAATECCGFGGTFAVKNPDVSAAMLADKMRHVLDTRAEVLTAGDNSCLLHIGGGLGRLRTGVRTVHLAEILAATEEDPR
- a CDS encoding DUF5709 domain-containing protein, with the translated sequence MGREDDRAMGDDVYQPDGSEVTDDTGILDPEDTLSAREADPYDEGWSPPERPLAVEQIGTTAQEQVDGESLDQRLAKELPDPALQPPGEETDGIGDASDTDGEPVDGEVGDLRAGRLVTSELGVNHLLAQDVGIDGAAASAEEAAMHVIAEESDSVL
- a CDS encoding TIGR03621 family F420-dependent LLM class oxidoreductase → MRNFRFGVNLVPSGGAGQWSESCRTAERLGYDVIAVPDHLGVQSPFLAMVAAAAATERVRLTTFVLNSAFWNPVLLARDLLTAHELTGGRVEAGLGTGYVKAEFELAGLDWGTAGSRVGQLAETAAALRGLLAEPRAIGFARPAQAPPLLIGGNGDRVLRLAARQADIVSFSGAVLATGSNRGTLQMIDAEAMDERVAFFAAAAGPRDAQVERNVFVQTVLVTDDRRAAATTARRRLPYLGTEQILRAPTLLIGTAEEIAADLLARRERYGFSYVSVQERDMAAFAPVIALLAGR